In one window of Helianthus annuus cultivar XRQ/B chromosome 17, HanXRQr2.0-SUNRISE, whole genome shotgun sequence DNA:
- the LOC118488865 gene encoding magnetosome-associated protein MamJ-like, with the protein MLLDIVSDDNVDLFEEDPLEDDVEDEILIVAGDILILADAPAEETPVHSPVLDSFEFVASTPSHTQGVQHHSHDTNPDMASSAAPAPAPSFEFDHDPLEDPVAPVDPVFADPADFDLEFVDPEPVVTPEPVVAPDPAFEHDLVHADAPTVPPFIDDIPVDDHHVVAPPLVDDHAVDVHVDAPPVADLPVVAPHPDPMPVMLNHAPFATYIDPRYAHTHNGWIDDDDDFPPFVVPVTPPVAPVSAPVSVPIDVPLLPTHTTDVHRTDLPVTFLQDIPPPRPGEGSSRQPFGHTPFMTGGDQFVPQISHPTVVPTVAPFAVPSFAPSSEPFLWTTPPSCHHPIRITHITWGTLQRIFSHPS; encoded by the exons ATGCTTCTCGATATTGTTTCCGACGACAACGTCGACttgtttgaggaggacccacttGAGGATGACGTTGAGGATGAGATCCTTATTGTTGCTGGTGATATTCTAATTcttgctgatgctcctgcagaggagACTCCCGTTCATTCACCTGTTCTAGACTCCTTTGAGTTTGTGGCATCTACACCTTCGCACACGCAGGGTGTGCAGCACCATTCGCACGACACAAACCCTGACATGGCGTCATCCGCTGCACCTGCACCTGCCCCCAGTTTTGAGTTCgatcatgat cccttggaggatcctgtagcccctGTCGATCCTGTGTTTGCTGATCCAGCTGACTTTGACTtggagtttgttgatccagaGCCTGTTGTGACCCCTGAGCCAGTTGTTGCTCCTGACCCCGCATTTGAGCATGACcttgttcatgccgatgcacctacTGTTCCTCCTTTCATTGATGATATACCTGTTGATGATCATCATGTTGTTGCTCCACCATTAGTggatgatcatgctgttgatgTTCATGTTGATGCTCCACCCGTTGCGGACCTACCTGTTGTCGCACCACATCCTGATCCTATGCCAGTGATGTTAAACCATGCACCTTTTGCGACCTATATTGACCCACGATACGCTCACACCCacaatgggtggatagacgatgatgatgatttccCACCTTTCGTGGTACCTGTTACACCACCTGTAGCACCCgtttcagcccctgtttcagTTCCTATTGATGTTCCCTTGCTTCCCACACATACTACAGATGTTCACCGCACCGACTTACCTGTCAcatttcttcaggacatacctccaccacgtcctggaGAGGGTTCATCACGACAGCCTTTTGGTCATACACCTTTCATGACAGGAGGAGATCAGTTTGTGCCCCAGATTTCTCATCCTACTGTTGTTCCCACTGTTGCACCATTTGCTGTACCATCCTTCGCTCCATCTAGTGAGCCATTCCTCTGGACCACGCCCCCATCATGCCACCATCCGATCCGTATCACCCATATCACATGGGGTACTCTACAGAGGATATTCTCACATCCttcatga
- the LOC110924479 gene encoding uncharacterized mitochondrial protein AtMg00810-like — protein sequence MQSCNPVATPVDTNAKLGASGDVFHDPTLYCSHAGALQYLTFTRPDITYAVQQVCMHMHPPTQSHWNALKRIIQYIKGTYLFGITLGCYFTPSLTAYTDADWAGCPDTRRSTSGYCIYYGDNLLSWSSKRQTTVSRSSAEAEYHAVANVVAEICWLRNLLLELYQLLSRATLIYCDNQRKAYSFAHLA from the exons ATGCAGTCATGCAATCCTGTCGCCACTCCAGTTGATACCAATGCTAAACTCGGTGCTTCGGGTGATGTGTTTCATGACCCCACTCTTTACTGCAGTCATGCTGGGGCACTCCAATATCTCACCTTCACTCGACCGGATATCACATATGCTGTTCAGCAGGTGTGCATGCACATGCACCCCCCCACGCAATCTCATTGGAATGCCTTAAAGCGGATAATTCAATATATTAAAGGCACATATTTGTTTGGTATCACTTTGGGCTGCTATTTCACTCCTTCTCTAACCGCTTACACAGATGCTGACTGGGCGGGTTGCCCTGATACGAGACGGTCTACTAGCGGCTACTGTATCTACTATGGTGATAATCTGCTTTCCTGGTCTTCTAAGCGTCAAACTACCGTCTCCAGATCCAGTGCAGAAGCCGAATATCATGCTGTTGCAAATGTCGTTGCTGAAATCTGCTGGCTTCGTAACCTCCTTCTCGAGCTGTATCAGCTGTTATCTCGTGCCACTCTCATCTATTGTGACAAC CAAAGGAAG GCATATAGTTTTGCACATTTAGCTTAG